The sequence below is a genomic window from Planctomycetia bacterium.
CGACGACCGTCTCGAGAGCGTAGCGAGATCCGAACGGAGATAACACGCCGCGCTCGCAGTCGGGACAACGTTCGGCGATCTCGTCTTCCGTGGCGAGCTTCACGCGAGCATCGCCGAACGCTTTGGACACGGCGTCCAAGTCGACGACATGCGTCGCAGGTAATACGGCGACTAAGTACTTAAAGCCGCCGTTGACATGAAGCAGAACCGTCTTAGCGACCAGCCGACCCGACACATTCAATTCGCGGGCGAGATGTTGAGCACCGTAAGTCGGCTCATGTAAGTACGCCTCGAAAGGAACGTTTTTCTCGTGGAGAAAGGTTTCCGTGTTCATGGCACGATCGCTCCCTGAGGTGGTCTTTCGCCGAACGGCGGCCGATAAGGAGGCTTACCGTCGTCGCCAGAGCAAGCCGACGAGAAATCCCGCACCCGCCGCCGCCGCGAGCGCCGAGACGGGTCGGTCGACGATACATTTCTCGAGGGCGCGTTCGAGCCCCCGGACTTTCGCACGTCGCTCGTCGCAGAACTGCGTGGCGGTTTCGCGAACTTCATGGAGCTTTTCTTGAGCGACCGCCGTCACGGAGCGGGCGAGCCCTTCGATGTCCCGTTGGAGATCGACGACATGTTGTTGCAGTTCGGCGGTCGCCGTGGAATTATCGGCGGACATGAGTCGTGCCTTTCAAAGTGTTATCGAAACGGTGCGTCTGAGGTTTTCACGAGTTTCGTACGATGACTCGCAATCAGCGGTCCGATTCCAGCGAATGCATCAGCATCGACAGTCGTGCCAAGAGCGTGTGATGCTTTCGCTTGAGCGACTCATGCATTTCCCATTGCTGGGCATGATCGTACGTTTCGACGCAATGCTCGCCGCCGGGCGCGGCTTTCGACGGAGTCGCGGCCTGAGCCGCCCGGACGAGGCGGCATTCGTGGTCATCGAGCCCCTGTTCGGCAAACCTGATCGAGCGGGCATGAACTTCCAACTTCGAAGCATGTTCTCGCAGGATCTGTGGAAGCCTCTCAAGCATCGGGCCGGCTTGTTTCAATTCAGTTTGCCAAACGGCGAGTTCATCGCGCCAAAAAGCATTGTCGGTCTTCCATTCCAAATGATCCCGATGCAACTCAAGATTCGTCGCCGCTGTCATCACAGGTCCTCCTCGGTCGGTGATCGATTAGCGGAACTCGT
It includes:
- a CDS encoding YbaK/EbsC family protein, giving the protein MNTETFLHEKNVPFEAYLHEPTYGAQHLARELNVSGRLVAKTVLLHVNGGFKYLVAVLPATHVVDLDAVSKAFGDARVKLATEDEIAERCPDCERGVLSPFGSRYALETVVDPTIVQNEKIIFEGNMHGRAIRMLYRDYYELEHPLILNFSRYAEPAVTES